The following proteins are encoded in a genomic region of Paenibacillus sp. FSL R7-0273:
- the trpS gene encoding tryptophan--tRNA ligase — MAKKVLSGIQPSGSLTLGNYIGAIKNFVKLQQEHECFFMVVDLHAITVAQDPAALRENSESVAALYLAAGIDPKISNVYMQSHVPQHAELGWIVTTLTAMGELERMTQFKDKSSGKDSVGAGLFVYPSLMAADILVYNADLVPVGEDQKQHLELTRDLAGRFNHRFGDFFTVPEPYIPEVGARIMSLDDASKKMSKSNPNAGSYIALLDPPDVIRKKISRATTDSGREVVYDPANKPEISNLMSIYAECSGLSLQQIADQYEGQMYGGFKKNLGEVLVATLEPLQQRYQEIRSSGTLSGILAEGAERARNVASETLAGVKERMGFLPYR, encoded by the coding sequence ATGGCTAAAAAAGTATTGTCGGGCATTCAGCCCAGCGGCTCACTGACACTTGGCAACTATATCGGCGCGATCAAAAATTTCGTGAAGCTGCAGCAGGAGCATGAATGCTTCTTCATGGTCGTAGATCTGCATGCCATTACAGTGGCCCAGGACCCGGCAGCGCTGCGTGAGAATTCAGAATCTGTTGCAGCCCTTTATCTGGCAGCAGGCATTGATCCGAAGATTTCCAACGTCTACATGCAATCACATGTGCCGCAGCACGCAGAGCTGGGCTGGATTGTAACCACACTGACTGCAATGGGGGAGCTTGAGCGGATGACGCAGTTCAAGGATAAATCCTCAGGCAAGGATTCGGTGGGGGCAGGACTGTTCGTGTATCCGTCGCTGATGGCCGCAGACATACTGGTCTATAATGCCGACCTCGTGCCGGTCGGGGAAGACCAGAAGCAGCATCTGGAATTAACCCGTGACCTGGCAGGACGGTTCAACCACCGTTTCGGAGATTTCTTCACTGTACCTGAGCCTTATATTCCGGAAGTAGGGGCACGGATCATGTCGCTTGACGATGCAAGTAAAAAGATGAGCAAAAGCAACCCGAATGCGGGCAGCTACATTGCACTGCTTGACCCGCCTGACGTCATCCGCAAAAAGATCAGCCGGGCGACAACCGATTCAGGGCGTGAAGTAGTGTACGATCCGGCGAACAAGCCGGAGATCAGCAATCTGATGAGCATCTATGCAGAGTGCTCGGGACTAAGCCTGCAGCAGATTGCCGACCAATATGAAGGACAAATGTACGGAGGCTTCAAAAAAAATCTTGGCGAGGTGCTGGTGGCAACACTGGAGCCGCTGCAGCAGCGTTATCAGGAAATCCGCAGCTCGGGCACGCTAAGCGGTATTCTGGCTGAGGGTGCAGAGCGTGCGCGGAATGTAGCCTCCGAAACCTTAGCCGGTGTTAAGGAACGGATGGGCTTCCTGCCTTACCGTTAA
- a CDS encoding metal-dependent hydrolase, with the protein MDTATHFVMGLGLAGLSFVDPVVASQPSLAGAVMIATVLASQAPDADTALRLKNNALYIRNHRGITHSMPFLLLWPALITIVIGPLFGFTDLQALSHIALWSFIGVAVHVFSDMFNTYGTQAARPFTEKWIAWNIIHIFDPFIFGSHAAAIILWISGMVPPAPLFTILYICVAAYYVWRTVVHARITHNIKNKDMHHDQGDRYIVIPSISPTRWNVVKAKQDGSYNVGLLNGGRLEWFKHAVCSTHPAVEHSKSHPDVQAFLYFTSYAVAEVEELTSGYIVRWGDVRYLHRKQFPFVAVLAMDNDYHVLNTYVGWLSSEKLDERFAIDPGSMKL; encoded by the coding sequence ATGGATACTGCTACACATTTTGTAATGGGCCTGGGGCTCGCCGGACTATCCTTCGTCGATCCTGTCGTTGCCTCACAGCCTTCCCTGGCCGGAGCCGTCATGATCGCCACTGTACTGGCTTCTCAAGCACCTGATGCCGATACTGCGCTGCGCCTCAAGAATAATGCCCTGTACATCCGTAACCACCGGGGAATCACGCATTCCATGCCCTTCCTGCTGCTGTGGCCGGCCCTGATTACCATTGTAATCGGCCCGTTATTCGGCTTTACGGATCTGCAGGCGTTAAGTCATATCGCGCTCTGGAGCTTTATCGGCGTTGCCGTCCATGTATTCTCGGACATGTTCAACACCTACGGGACCCAGGCCGCCAGGCCGTTCACCGAGAAATGGATTGCCTGGAACATCATCCATATCTTTGATCCGTTTATCTTCGGCAGCCACGCAGCTGCAATCATTCTCTGGATCAGCGGTATGGTGCCTCCGGCGCCGCTGTTCACCATCCTGTACATCTGCGTAGCAGCTTACTATGTCTGGAGGACGGTTGTGCACGCCCGGATAACGCACAACATCAAGAACAAGGATATGCACCATGATCAGGGTGACCGCTATATTGTCATCCCGTCAATCTCGCCGACGCGCTGGAATGTGGTCAAAGCCAAGCAGGACGGCAGCTACAACGTCGGTTTGCTGAACGGGGGACGGCTGGAATGGTTCAAGCATGCAGTGTGCTCCACCCACCCCGCTGTAGAGCATTCCAAATCACATCCCGATGTCCAGGCCTTTCTGTACTTTACCTCCTATGCTGTGGCTGAGGTTGAGGAGCTCACCTCTGGTTATATTGTACGCTGGGGGGATGTGCGTTATTTACACCGCAAGCAATTCCCTTTCGTAGCCGTACTGGCTATGGACAATGATTATCATGTGCTTAACACCTATGTAGGCTGGCTCAGCAGCGAAAAGCTGGATGAACGGTTTGCCATTGATCCCGGCTCCATGAAGCTTTAG
- the cyoE gene encoding heme o synthase, which translates to MDNQLRYQASSDSAAAQAKSPREGAGWRDFITVTKPGIIRSNLIAAFAGYWVASGWDVQYGKLILTLLGTMLVMASACVFNNYFDRDLDMKMERTRERGLPTGRLKPNVVLMYAIGLGIAGLAVLFAFCGMLAGLFGIVGVFVYVVIYTLWLKRTSTWSTSVGAISGAMPPVIGYVAVTGTVDLGAWLLFAMLFLWQPPHFWALGIRRKEEYRAAGFPLLPVVKGVRRTKFQMIPYVALLLPVPVLMYAYDYAGIFYLVISLGLSVAWLYLTIIGFKAKDDDAWAKKNFFFSINYLTVSLIALVLNTIHG; encoded by the coding sequence GTGGACAATCAATTAAGATATCAGGCTTCTTCCGATTCCGCGGCAGCACAGGCCAAATCGCCCCGGGAAGGCGCAGGCTGGCGTGATTTTATTACAGTAACGAAGCCGGGCATTATCCGCTCCAACCTGATCGCAGCCTTTGCCGGGTACTGGGTGGCATCCGGCTGGGATGTGCAGTATGGCAAGTTAATTCTGACACTGCTTGGTACGATGCTGGTAATGGCCTCTGCCTGTGTGTTCAACAACTATTTTGACCGTGATCTGGATATGAAAATGGAGCGGACACGCGAGCGCGGTCTGCCAACAGGCAGGCTGAAGCCGAATGTTGTGCTGATGTACGCTATCGGGCTCGGGATTGCCGGTCTGGCTGTACTGTTTGCATTCTGCGGTATGCTGGCCGGATTGTTTGGCATTGTCGGTGTATTCGTGTATGTTGTCATCTACACGCTCTGGCTAAAAAGAACATCGACCTGGAGCACCTCAGTGGGTGCCATCTCCGGCGCTATGCCGCCGGTCATCGGTTATGTTGCCGTTACCGGAACGGTTGATCTCGGCGCCTGGCTGCTGTTCGCAATGCTCTTCCTCTGGCAGCCGCCCCATTTCTGGGCCCTTGGCATACGCCGCAAAGAGGAGTACAGAGCCGCAGGCTTTCCGCTGCTTCCGGTAGTAAAGGGAGTGCGGCGCACCAAGTTCCAGATGATCCCTTACGTGGCACTGCTGCTGCCTGTACCTGTGCTCATGTATGCCTACGACTATGCCGGGATTTTTTATCTCGTTATATCGCTCGGGCTGTCTGTAGCCTGGCTATACCTGACTATAATCGGCTTCAAGGCAAAGGATGATGATGCCTGGGCCAAGAAAAATTTCTTCTTCTCCATTAATTACCTCACTGTCAGTCTGATCGCGCTTGTGCTGAATACGATCCACGGATAA
- a CDS encoding alpha/beta-type small acid-soluble spore protein: MGQAGQQGRGSRSNNLVVPQANAALQQLKFEAAQELGVTIPQDGYYGNYTSRETGSLGGYITKRLVQLAEQQLSGRA; this comes from the coding sequence ATGGGTCAAGCAGGTCAACAAGGTCGTGGAAGCCGTTCTAACAACCTGGTCGTTCCGCAAGCGAATGCAGCGCTGCAGCAGTTGAAATTCGAAGCAGCACAGGAGCTGGGTGTAACGATTCCTCAAGATGGTTACTACGGTAACTACACTTCCCGCGAAACCGGTTCTTTGGGAGGTTACATCACCAAACGTCTAGTACAACTGGCAGAGCAACAGCTTTCCGGTCGTGCGTAA
- a CDS encoding aldose 1-epimerase → MKQVTKGQWGGYDTYILHSRELEVTLLPRLGNNVISLWDRKEERQILRTPDESDLAYYMQKPYHFGIPLLVPPGRIRKGQFRFKGASYQFEQNSAGDHHIHGLHRTQSWCVSDIEEDEDGCAVTTEFNTADDPRWMSQFPVPLRMEMTFRLQDARLQQTLKVTHLGDTSIPFGIGYHTWFMIDGEPQRWKLTLPAEGIYELNNELLTSGNLLPLGELDSIHYGMNLAGKDLDTVFRTGGPQPSEALLMREDGYGIRYTADRSHFRHWVIYTKGLADQYLCAEPYTWLPDAPNLDRDADFTGLITLNPGDTVALPSTLEIIYPKL, encoded by the coding sequence ATGAAACAGGTGACCAAAGGGCAGTGGGGCGGTTATGATACCTATATTCTGCATAGCCGTGAACTGGAAGTCACGCTTTTGCCGCGGCTCGGAAATAACGTTATTTCCTTATGGGACCGCAAGGAAGAGCGGCAAATCCTGCGCACGCCTGATGAAAGTGACTTGGCCTATTATATGCAGAAGCCCTATCATTTCGGCATCCCGCTGTTAGTTCCCCCGGGGCGCATACGCAAGGGGCAATTCCGGTTCAAGGGCGCCAGCTACCAGTTCGAGCAGAACTCGGCAGGAGATCACCACATCCACGGCCTGCACCGGACCCAGTCCTGGTGCGTCAGTGATATCGAGGAAGATGAGGACGGCTGTGCTGTAACGACAGAATTTAATACCGCAGATGATCCCCGCTGGATGTCACAGTTCCCTGTACCGCTGCGTATGGAGATGACCTTCAGGCTGCAGGACGCCAGGCTGCAGCAGACGCTGAAGGTGACCCATCTGGGAGACACAAGCATTCCTTTCGGAATAGGCTACCATACCTGGTTCATGATTGACGGTGAACCGCAGCGCTGGAAGCTGACCCTGCCTGCAGAAGGCATCTATGAGCTGAATAACGAGCTGCTTACGAGCGGCAATCTGCTCCCTCTGGGTGAGCTGGATTCCATACATTATGGAATGAACCTTGCAGGCAAGGATCTGGACACTGTATTTAGAACCGGCGGGCCGCAGCCGTCAGAGGCCCTGCTGATGCGTGAAGACGGATATGGCATCCGTTATACAGCAGACAGGAGCCATTTCCGCCACTGGGTTATCTATACGAAGGGACTGGCTGACCAGTACTTATGCGCTGAGCCGTATACCTGGCTGCCGGATGCGCCCAACCTTGACCGGGATGCAGATTTCACAGGGCTCATTACCCTAAATCCCGGTGATACCGTAGCTTTGCCGAGCACACTTGAAATCATTTATCCCAAGCTCTAA